DNA from Planctomycetia bacterium:
GTGCAGTTGCCGACCTTCAGCTTCACCACGGTCACCACCACGGTCAGCGTGCCGGACGGCGGTACGGTGCTCTTGGGCGGCATCAAACGCATGAACGAAGGACGCAACGAGTTCGGCGTCCCGCTCTTGAGCAAAGTGCCGTATGTGAACCGATTGTTCAAGAACGTCGGCATCGGCCACGAGACGCAAAGCCTGATGATGATGGTCACGCCACGCATCATCATTCAGGAAGAAGAGGAAGCTCTCCTCGGCGTCCCGCAAACCGGCGCCGCGGCTCAGCCGTAGTGGCGACGTTCGTAGTCTGAATGCAATTTCAACGCCCAGCCGCCGTGGCACAAACCACGGCGGCTGTCTTGTTGCGCGCCAGAACCGCCGTCCAGCAATGCCGATCCTTAAATGTCATGCTGTCGAATCGAGGCTGTGGAGTTGGATGCTGGCATTTGCGGTGGTGAATCGCCGGCGGGCGCCTTGTTTGCTTGCGTTGCGGGCGCGTTGCCAGCGGCGCATGGCGTCTGCCATTTGCGCGGCGCTGTCGAAGCGGCGGCCGAAGCACTGCCGTGTGAGCACGCTCAATTCCATTTCCGCTATGTTGAGCCAGCTGCCGTTGCGCGGCGTGTGTTCGAGCCGCAGTCGGCGCGCGAGGCAATGCGCCGTCTCGGCGTCGAAGGCCGCGTACAGGCTCGCAATGTCGTGCGTGTTTAAGTGGTCGCAGACCAGCGTGACGCGTTTGGCGCGCGGGTAGTCCTTGTCCAGCAGATGTTGCACCTGCAGCGCCCAATCGATTCGCGTGCGGCTCTCGCAACTCGCCACGCGCCGCCAACCGCGGAGCGGATCGAAGCACATGAACACCGCGCGCACTTCTTTGCGCTGGTAGTGATGATCTTCGCGACGCGGCTGGCCCGGCGCCATCGGCAGCGCCGGTTCCACGTCGCTGGTGATCTGCTTCGCGGCCTCGTCCAGGCAGATCAACGGGTGTTCGTCGTCGTACGTTTCGCAGTAGACGTCAGGGATCTTTTCGAGGTGCGCGACGAATCGCGCGCGGTCGTGCCCGGCCGCGAACGCGGCTTGCGCTCCAATGCCGGCACGTCGCCGCCACGCGCAAACTCTTGACGCACGCGCACCGCCTGCCGCTGGCAAAGTCCGATCGCGTGATCCGGCTGCGCGCCGCCCGACTGGTTCGCGTCGGCCATCAACAGAATTCGCGCCTTGCGGACCTTCGTCGCCGGCGCGCTGCCTTGCCGGCACAACGCCTCCAAGTTGCGCCGCACCGCCGCCTTCAAATACACCCGCAACTTCTCATTCGATCGCGGCATCCGTGCCTCCCGAAAAAAACTGGCCTTGATTAAATCACGAACGGCCAGCCGATTTGCGCATGACAGTTAAGGATAGCCGGGCTAGTGCTTTTTTCACCCCAGCACTTGGCTTAAGAACTGCCTTGTGCGATCTGTCTGAGGGCGGTCAAGGACTTCGCTCGGCGGGCCGCGTTCGATGATTTTGCCGTCGGCAAGGATCATCACTTGATCCGCCGCGCGGCGGGCGAAGCCGATTTCGTGGGTGACCATCAATAGCGTGAGGCCGGTGTTTTGCAGGTGTTCCAGCGTTTCCAGCACCTCGATTTTGAGTTCGGGGTCGAGCGCGCTGGTGATCTCGTCGCAGAGGAGCACCTGGGGTTCCATGGCCAACGCGCGGGCGATCGCTACGCGCTGCTTTTGGCCGCCGGAGAGTTGCCGCGGGTAGAAGTCCGCGCGGTCGGCCAGGCCGACGCGTTCCAGCAACGCCAGGCCGCGCTCGCGCGCCGCGGTCTTGGGCGATTTCAGCACATGCACCGGCGCTTCCATGACGTTGCCGAGCGCCGTGAGATGCGGGAAGAGTTGGAAATCCTGGAAGATCATTCCCGCCAACCGATGCACGGCGCCGCGCGTCGCCCGGGAATTTCCTTCGCCGTTGGGAAGCAACGTGTGCTCCCCGACGCGAATCCGACCGGCGTCGAATCGATTGAGACCGTTGATGCACCGCAACAGCGACGACTTGCCGCCGCCGGACGGGCCCAAGAGCGCCACCGTCTGCCCGGCAATCACCGACGCGCTCACGCCGTCCAGAATGCATCGCGCCCCATAACTCAGGCGCACGGCGTCAACGTCAATCAAGGTGTCAGACATCGCAACTCAATCGGCAAACAACCGCAAACGCGAAACAGCCCCTGATTGTAGAACTCCCGCCAAAAACATCCACAACAAAACTTGCTCTCCGACAACCCACTTCTCCCTTTCCCCTCCGGGTCTCAGCGCCTCCGCGGTTTCCCCGCGCCGCGCCCGCTCCGCGGCTTGCGTGGCTCCGTGGCGGCCTCTCCTCCTCCGGAGCGATCGACGCGAGTTTCCACTTGCATGGTTTCTCCCTTGTCGCCGAATTCCTCGGTAATGCGAGCCAACGCCATCCGCGCTTGAGGGCTGTCCGCTTTGCCTTGCATCTCGAACAGAAAGCGGCTCGGGATGGTCGGCCGGGGTTTGCCCCATTTCATCCGCGAGAGGGCGAGTGAAATGGTCAATCGATCTCGCGCGCGCGTCACGCCGACGTAGCAAAGCCGGCGCTCTTCGTCGATCGCGGAGCCTTCTTCCTTGATCGAGCGAATGTGCGGCAAGAAGCCTTCTTCCATGCCCACCAGAAACACCTGCGGAAACTCCAGTCCCTTGGCGGAGTGAAGCGTCATCAGCGCCACGGCGTTGCGCTCCAGCTTCGTTTCCTTGTCTTCTTCTTCCTCGCGATCGGCGAGTAGGATCTCTTCCAAAAACTGCGACAACTTGCCGGACTTGTTGCGCTGCTGGAATTCCGCCAACGAGTTGACCACTTCCTGCACCGCATTCCAACGCGTGATCGCTTCGTTGGGATCTTTATACACGCGCGCCAGTTCGTCTTCGTAGCGAATCTCGCGCACCAAATCGGTGACGACCTCCGCTAGCGGCTCGCCGGGCAGGCGCTGGCGATAGCGCGCGATCAGTTGCCCGAAGCGTTCCATGGCCGTGGCCGCCGGCCCGGAGACGCCGGCGATCTCGCGGGCGGTGGCGAGTAATTCTCCCGACGATTTGCGCCCGCTCGTCGCGGCGGCGGTGAGTTTCTCCACGGTGCTTTGCGTGATCCCGCGCGGCGGCAGGTTGATGATGCGTCGCAGCGAGACGTCGTCGCTCGGGTGCGCGAGCAGCTTCAAATAAGCCAACACGTCGCGGACTTCCTTGCGATCGTAGAACGACCGGCTACCCATCAACACGTAAGGTATTTTTTCGCGGCGTAGTTCCTGCTCGAAGAGACGCGGCTGCTGGTTGGTGCGAAACAGGATGGCAATGTCGCGCGGCTGCGCTTCGCGCTGAAAAACCTGACGTCGAATCTCCTCGACCACGGCATGGGCTTCGGCTTCCGCGGTTTCGCACTGCCAGAGCTTCGGCTTTCCGCCGTCGCTCCGCGACGCGCGCAAGACCTTATCGTGTCGTTCCTTGTTGAACACGATCAACCGATTCGCCAGCGCGATGATTTCGGCCGTGGATCGGTAGTTGTCTTCCAGCCGCACCACTTTGGCTTCCGGCCAGTCCCGGCGAAAGCGCAGGATGTGCGCCACCTCGGCGCCGCGCCAGCCATAGATCGATTGATCGTCATCGCCCACGACGCACAGATTGCGATGCGCCGACGCCAAGGCCTTGATGATGCGGTATTGCGAGCCGTTCGTATCCTGGTATTCGTCGACCAACAGATGGCGAAATCGCGCCCGCTCCTCGGCCAATGCCTCGGCGTGTTTTTCGAAGAGCTCCTCGGTGCAAAGCAGCAGGTCGTCGAAGTCGAGTGAGCCAGACGCCTTGAGCGCGTTCTGATAACGCCGATACGCGGCCGCCGCGAGGTGTTCCTTGTCAGTCCGCGCGACCGCCGAGGCCTGGGCTGGGCGGACCGACGCCGACTTCCAGCGGCTGATCTGATTCACCAAATCGCCGGGCTTGAGCGTTTCTTGCGCAACGTCGATTTCCTGCAGCGCCGTCCGCGCGACGCTTTCTTGATCGCCCCGATCGCAGATGGAAAACTCCGCCGGATAGCCCAGCCGGGTGATCTGCCGGCGCAGAATGCGCACGCAGAGCGAGTGGAAGGTGGAAATCTCGGGCTTGGTGGGGCGTCGCTTCCCCAAGAGCGCGCCGGCCCGTTCCTGCATCTCGCCGGCGGCTTTGTTGGTGAACGTGACGGCCAGAATCCGCTCCGGGGCGACGCCGTGGCGGATCAAATTGGCAATCCGGTACGTCACCACCCGCGTTTTGCCGGTTCCGGCCCCGGCCAGCACCAAGAGCGGCCCGCTGAGCGTTTCCACCGCCTCTTGCTGCGCCGCGTTCAGTCCTTGAGCCATGGGCGGATGGTAGCTGTCGGCAAGTTGCGTGGAAAGGTGGCGCCGTCGCGGGAGCGAGCCATCCGCCCACTACGTCTCTCCCCCCGGTCGGATGTTGCGTTGGAAAAAGATTGACTTTTGCCCGAGCGACCGCAAGAATGCGCGACAGTTCTGATGCGCCGGTTCTCGGCCATTCAACGTGTTGGGCAAGTCGTCGTTTACTAGTTCAGACTTGTGTCCTCCGTGAACGATTCAAATCGTTCCACTTCGATTCCCTGCGTGCGTTGTTAGTGTTTGGCTCTCTCATTTCTTGAAAGGAGCGATTCCATGTCTATTGGTTGTCGAATCAAGCGGTGGTCGTGCGCCATCCCGCTGCTGTGCGCCGCGGTCGCACTGAGCGCGACGACGCCTGTTGTTGGGCAGGATGAATGGCTAATCGACGATCTTCCGGATCACATCACGGCGTCGATGGAAGCTCGCGAACGATTGCTGGCGGGCCTGCCGCAAGGTGATACGCCGGGCTTTGAGTTCTTTGTCAGCGATTTGCAGAAGTGGCTGACGGGTTCCACGGTGACCGTGGCTTTTCTCGGCGGGGACGACGCTCTGCATCGCGACATTGCCGAGGCCACTAAGCAAATCACCGACGCGGGCAATATCACACTCGACTTCGGATTGAACCCAGCCACGGGCAAGTACCGCACTTGGTCGAGCTCGGACGCGGTCCACAAGGCCGACATCCGCGTTTCCTTCGATCAAGGCGGTAACTTTTCCTTAGTGGGGCGGGACAGCAACAATCCCTCGATCGGGAATCCCTTGCAAGCGATAGGCGGCCGCGCGCATCAACGCAGCTTAAATCTGGGCGGTTATGATCAGTTCCGACCAGCGAGTTGGAAGCGAACGACGCGACACGAATTCCTGCATGCGCTGGCGTTCAATCACGAGCACCAGAGCCCCATCGGCGGCTGCGATGCGCAGTTCCGCTGGGAGAACGACCCTGGTTATGTACCGACAAAGGATGGCAACCAACAATACGTCAACGACTCGATGGGCCGCCGTCCTGGGATTTACACGTTCCTTTCTGGCGCTCCCAACTTTTGGCCGAAGGCCAAGGTCGATCACAATCTTCGACAGGAGCCAGCGGGCAGCGGGTCCGCCGGAACCTTTGATCGGGCTTCGATTATGCTCTATCGCTTTCCGAAGCTGTTTTACGTCTCCGATCCTAACCCATGCGCGCCGATTTCAGACAGCGAGGATTTGTCCCTGGGCGACATCGCAGGTTTGAAGGAACTTTACCCAAACGCGATGCAGGAAATTCTCGTGCAGAACGAGCGTGAGCAGCGATTGATGAAGGCGATCACCGAATCGCCTCGCATCAACGAGAACGTGAAGGCGTCGCTGATTGCGCCGCAGTAGTCAAAGTGCGCATGCACTATTGCTGCGTCGGCGCCGCTGAACCACGGTTTAGCGGCGTCCGGCGAGCTATTTCGACTTCAACACCGCCGCCTCGTCAAACACGGCGTGGTTTACCACGGTTCGCTCGTCGGAAGTGTAGACTAGGTGGATCTTGTCGTCGCGAGATTGGATCGCGTAGGGATATCCAAAATCCCCGGCGCCGAAGACGATGTCGCGGCTCGCGGCATAGGTCTTGTCGCTGTCGACGGAAATCGCGGCCGTGAGCGGCGTGCGGTCCGACATGCTGTTGTTGTAGGTCAGCAGCAAGTGGCCGTTGCGCAGCTTAAGAAAATCAATCGCAGCATTGGGATTGGGAAATTCGGAATCGACGCCTTCGGTCCAGGTCTGGCCATTGTCGTGAGATTCGCTGCGGACGATGTAGCCTTTAGTAGTAGGCAGATAGTCGCCGGCGCGGCGGCAATAAGCGACGAGATGGCCCGGCTCCAACTCGGCGACGCCCGGTTGCAGGTTGCCTTTCGGCGAGCGAATTCGACCGGTCTCCGTCCATCTTTTGGTCTTCGGATCGCAACGCAAGAACAGCGACGTCGAATCTGCGCCGGTTTTCTCCGGGTCCTCGCCGGTCTCGTGATAGATTGGCAACAGGTACTCGCCGTTGCTGAGCGCGATCGGACGGTTGCGCACCATCGTGCCCGGTTCGAGCGTGAGTAGCATCGAGTCCGACCAAGTCTCCGAGCCATCGCGCGAGACTTTGGCTTTGATCCGCGAAGTGGACCAGGTTTCGCCAAAGCGGCAGACGTAGAACAACCAGACGAGGCCATCCGGCGCTTGCCACACCACCGCGTTGCCGTCGCCGGTGAAGGGCGTGTCGGCGATCACCTTGGGCGCGGGCCACGATTTATCCCCGGGGCGCTTCCGCGAGCCGAAGACCGCCGTATCCCCTTGATACTCTCCCTCGCCGCCGTAGTAGACGAGCAAGAGATCGCCATTGGCAAGCTCCTCAATCGCGGCCGGATGCTTATAACGCCCCGGCACCTCGGGCCCGAAGACCCGTTCGAAGGTGATGTCGTCCGCGACGGCGACGGCGCCCATCGCCAGCAACAAGAGGATCGCGCGCGGCAGGTGAAACATCATGGCGGGGCTTCCGTCGCAGTGCAGTGGACAATCGATGCTGGACCTACCGTAGTCGCCGCCAGGGGACAGGGCAAGCCGGTCCCGAGGGCGGGAATCCTCCACAAGGCGGCCGTCTTAATGCAATCTTGATGCGCCCGACCCCGGTTTTGACGTCAACTTTGTGTCGCCGCCGCTAGGATTTCTTCGAAGAGACAGAAATCCAACCCCGAGGGAGCCATGGAACTCACGGTGTTCTTGACGTTGGGCGTGTTATCGGCGGCGACGGCCGGACTGGTCTGGTTGTGCGAACGACTGCGGTGATCTCCGCCAACGCCTTCCGTGAAAGCAGGGAAAACATGTCACTCATTTACTCGATCGGCGCACTCGTTTCGGTGGGCTTGATGATTTACCTGGCCGTCGCCTTGTTGAAGCCGGAGTGGTACTCATGACCGCGAACGCCTGGATGCAATTTGCGTTGTTCTTCATGGTGCTGTTGCTGGCGGTGAAACCGCTGGGGCTGTACATGGCGCGCGTCTATCAAGGGCGCGTGTTCGGGCCGGGATCGAAACTCGGCAAGTGCGAGGCGTGGCTTTATCGCCTGGCGGGCGTGAACCCGAGCGAGGAAGTCGACTGGAAACGCTATGCGGTGGATGTGTTGTTGTTCAATCTCGTCGGGCTCCTAGTGATTTACGCGCTGCAGCGATTTCAAGGCGCGTTGCCGCTGAACCCGCAGGGTCTGCCCGGCGTGGGACCGGATTCGTCGTTCAACACCGCGGTCAGTTTCGCGTCGAACACGAACTGGCAGGGCTACGGCGGCGAGTCGACGATGAGCTATCTGACCCAGATGCTCGGTCTCGGCGTGCAGAACTTCGTCTCCGCCGCGACCGGCATGGCGGTGCTCGTGGCGTTCGTGCGCGGGCTGTCGCGCAAATCGGCGGCGACGATCGGCAACTTTTGGGTCGATCTGACGCGCTCGGCGGTTTATATCCTGTTGCCGATGTCGACGGTGTTGGCCCTCGCGCTGGTCTCGCAAGGCGTCGTGCAGACGTTTGATCCATACAAAGTGGTCTCGGTGGTCGATCCGATCGCGAACGCCGACGGTTTGAGCGTCACGGAACAAACCTTGCCCTTGGGACCGGCGGCATCGCAGATCGCGATTAAGCAACTCGGCACGAATGGCGGCGGGTTCTTCAATGTCAACTCCGCACATCCCTTCGAGAACCCCACGCCGCTGAGCAATTTCCTGCAAGTGCTGGCGATTTTGCTGATTCCCGCGGCGCTTTGCTTCACGTTCGGAGAACTGATTGGCGACCGAAGGCAAGGCTGGGCGATTCTGGCGGCGATGCTGGTCATCTTCGTACCGCTGTTGTTCGCCTGCCAACTCTGCGAACAGGCCGGCAATCCCAAACTCGCGGCACTCGGCGTCAATCAATCGGCCAGCGCCACGCAGTCTGGCGGCAATCTGGAAGGCAAGGAAACCCGCAACGGCATCGTCAATTCCACGCTCTGGGCGACGGCCACGACCGCAGCCTCGAACGGCAGCGTGAACTCGATGCATGATTCGTTCACACCGCTCGGCGGGCTCGTGCCGCTGTGGCTGATGCAGTTGGGCGAAGTCGTGTTCGGCGGCGTCGGCAGCGGGCTGTACGGCATGTTGGCCTTTGCGATCATCGCCGTATTCATCTCCGGCCTGATGGTGGGCCGCACGCCGGAATATCTCGGCAAGAAGATCGAAGCCTATGAGATGAAAATGGCCTCGCTGGTGGTGCTGATCCCGTGCTTCGTCGTACTGACGGGAACTGCGATCGCCGTGCTCGGGCCGGGCCTGGAATACCACGCCGCGGATACCGGCGAGTTGAAGGGAAACCTCAACAATTCCGGCGCGCATGGTTTTTCGGAGGTATTGTATGCCTTCACGTCGGCCGGCAACAACAACGGCAGCGCGTTCGCCGGCCTGAGCGCGAACGTGCCGTTCTACAACCTGGCATTGGGCACGGCGATGCTGATCGCCCGGTACTGGCTGATCGTTCCGACGCTCGCCATCGCCGGATCGCTGGCCGCAAAGAAAATCGCGCCGGTCGGGCTCGGCACGTTGCCGACGCACACGCCGCTGTTCGTGGCGATGCTCGTCGGCGTCGTGGTCATCGTCGGCGCCCTCACGTACGTCCCGGCGCTCGCCCTCGGCCCGATCGTGGAACAATTAATGATGACGCAGTGACAGGAAGTGATGAGTGCGGAGTGATGAGTTTCAGACAAGTTCCAACTCATCACTCATCACTCGAAACCACAATCGACTCAGCTACTACCAACCACCAGCGCATACTCCCATGTCCGCTCAAACCAAAGCTCGCCCGTTGTTTGATTCGCCGATTGTGCGGCGGGCGGTGGTCGATTCGTTCAAGAAACTGGACCCGCGCCACCAGGTCCGCAATCCAGTGATGTTCACCGTGTTTGTCGGCAGTCTGCTGACGACGGGGCTTTGGGTCCAAGCCCTGCTTGGCGACGGCGAGGCGCCGGCAGGCTTTATCTTCGGCATCAGCGTCTGGCTCTGGTTCACGGCACTGTTCGCGAACTTTGCCGAGGCCATGGCCGAAGGGCGCGGGAAGGCGCAGGCGGATTCCCTGCGGCAAGCGCGGCGGGATGTATCGGCGAACAAGCTCGCCGAGCCGCGCCACGACGCCGCCTCACAGAAAGTGAGCGCCTCGACCCTGCGCAAAGGCGACGTCGTGCTGGTCGCCGCTGGCGAACAAGTTCCGGCCGACGGCGAAGTGATTGAGGGGGTCGCCTCGGTGGATGAAAGCGCCATCACCGGCGAAAGCGCACCGGTAATTCGCGAAAGCGGCGGGGATCGCAGCAGCGTCACCGGCGGCACGCGTGTGTTGTCGGATT
Protein-coding regions in this window:
- a CDS encoding amino acid ABC transporter ATP-binding protein translates to MSDTLIDVDAVRLSYGARCILDGVSASVIAGQTVALLGPSGGGKSSLLRCINGLNRFDAGRIRVGEHTLLPNGEGNSRATRGAVHRLAGMIFQDFQLFPHLTALGNVMEAPVHVLKSPKTAARERGLALLERVGLADRADFYPRQLSGGQKQRVAIARALAMEPQVLLCDEITSALDPELKIEVLETLEHLQNTGLTLLMVTHEIGFARRAADQVMILADGKIIERGPPSEVLDRPQTDRTRQFLSQVLG
- a CDS encoding UvrD-helicase domain-containing protein produces the protein MAQGLNAAQQEAVETLSGPLLVLAGAGTGKTRVVTYRIANLIRHGVAPERILAVTFTNKAAGEMQERAGALLGKRRPTKPEISTFHSLCVRILRRQITRLGYPAEFSICDRGDQESVARTALQEIDVAQETLKPGDLVNQISRWKSASVRPAQASAVARTDKEHLAAAAYRRYQNALKASGSLDFDDLLLCTEELFEKHAEALAEERARFRHLLVDEYQDTNGSQYRIIKALASAHRNLCVVGDDDQSIYGWRGAEVAHILRFRRDWPEAKVVRLEDNYRSTAEIIALANRLIVFNKERHDKVLRASRSDGGKPKLWQCETAEAEAHAVVEEIRRQVFQREAQPRDIAILFRTNQQPRLFEQELRREKIPYVLMGSRSFYDRKEVRDVLAYLKLLAHPSDDVSLRRIINLPPRGITQSTVEKLTAAATSGRKSSGELLATAREIAGVSGPAATAMERFGQLIARYRQRLPGEPLAEVVTDLVREIRYEDELARVYKDPNEAITRWNAVQEVVNSLAEFQQRNKSGKLSQFLEEILLADREEEEDKETKLERNAVALMTLHSAKGLEFPQVFLVGMEEGFLPHIRSIKEEGSAIDEERRLCYVGVTRARDRLTISLALSRMKWGKPRPTIPSRFLFEMQGKADSPQARMALARITEEFGDKGETMQVETRVDRSGGGEAATEPRKPRSGRGAGKPRRR
- a CDS encoding sialidase family protein codes for the protein MMFHLPRAILLLLAMGAVAVADDITFERVFGPEVPGRYKHPAAIEELANGDLLLVYYGGEGEYQGDTAVFGSRKRPGDKSWPAPKVIADTPFTGDGNAVVWQAPDGLVWLFYVCRFGETWSTSRIKAKVSRDGSETWSDSMLLTLEPGTMVRNRPIALSNGEYLLPIYHETGEDPEKTGADSTSLFLRCDPKTKRWTETGRIRSPKGNLQPGVAELEPGHLVAYCRRAGDYLPTTKGYIVRSESHDNGQTWTEGVDSEFPNPNAAIDFLKLRNGHLLLTYNNSMSDRTPLTAAISVDSDKTYAASRDIVFGAGDFGYPYAIQSRDDKIHLVYTSDERTVVNHAVFDEAAVLKSK
- the kdpF gene encoding K(+)-transporting ATPase subunit F → MSLIYSIGALVSVGLMIYLAVALLKPEWYS
- the kdpA gene encoding potassium-transporting ATPase subunit KdpA; amino-acid sequence: MTANAWMQFALFFMVLLLAVKPLGLYMARVYQGRVFGPGSKLGKCEAWLYRLAGVNPSEEVDWKRYAVDVLLFNLVGLLVIYALQRFQGALPLNPQGLPGVGPDSSFNTAVSFASNTNWQGYGGESTMSYLTQMLGLGVQNFVSAATGMAVLVAFVRGLSRKSAATIGNFWVDLTRSAVYILLPMSTVLALALVSQGVVQTFDPYKVVSVVDPIANADGLSVTEQTLPLGPAASQIAIKQLGTNGGGFFNVNSAHPFENPTPLSNFLQVLAILLIPAALCFTFGELIGDRRQGWAILAAMLVIFVPLLFACQLCEQAGNPKLAALGVNQSASATQSGGNLEGKETRNGIVNSTLWATATTAASNGSVNSMHDSFTPLGGLVPLWLMQLGEVVFGGVGSGLYGMLAFAIIAVFISGLMVGRTPEYLGKKIEAYEMKMASLVVLIPCFVVLTGTAIAVLGPGLEYHAADTGELKGNLNNSGAHGFSEVLYAFTSAGNNNGSAFAGLSANVPFYNLALGTAMLIARYWLIVPTLAIAGSLAAKKIAPVGLGTLPTHTPLFVAMLVGVVVIVGALTYVPALALGPIVEQLMMTQ